The Amycolatopsis solani genome segment CGACGCACTCTAAGCCGCGTACGTCCAGAACTCGCGCATGAGCGGCGTCGGCTCGGGACTGGTGAGTTCGACCTGGGTCAGCAGCACGGAAACCGTGCCGGTGGACGGGACGACGTGCCAGGCCGTACCGGCGCCGCCGACCCAGCCGTAGCGGCCCGCCACCTCGCCGGGCCGCGCCGGCTCGACGTCCACCGAACCGCCGTACCCCCAGCCCTGGCCGTGCAGGAACGCCCGCCCGGCGGCCCGCTGCGCCGCCGTCAGGTGGTTCGCGGTCATCGCGTGCACCGACCGCGGCGACAGCAGCCGCCGGTCGCCCGCCATGCCTTCGGCCAGCAGGAATCGGCCGAACGCGAGCAGGTCGTCGGCCGTCGACACGAGCCCTCCGGACCCGGACGGGAACGACGGCGGCGTGCTCCACCGGCCTTCCGGCGAGTCGATCAGCCGGAGTCCCGCGTCGCCGCGGCGGTACGCGCTGGTCAGCCGCCCGAGCGCCGGCGTCGGCACGGTGAACCCGGTGTCGGCCATGCCCAGCGGCTCGAACAGGTGCTCCGCCAGGAACTCCGGCAACGGGCGGCCGGTGACCCGCGAGATCAGCACGCCCTGCAGGTCCGACCCGGTGTCGTAGAGCCACGCCTCACCGGGCTGGTGCAGCAGCGGCACCTGCGCCAGGGCGGCCACCCACTCATCGGGGGCGAGCCCCCGAGGCGGCGCGGCCGGGTGCCCGAGCACCTGAAGGAGGAGGTCGACGGCGGGCAGCGTCATGTCGGCCGCGAGCCCGTACCCGCACCGGAAGGTCAGCAGATCGGCGACAGTGATCGGGCGAGCGGCGGGCACCACGTCATCGACGGGCCCGTCCGGCGTCCGGACCACGGCGGGTGCCGCCAGCTCCGGCAGCCAGCGCGCGATGGGGGCGTCGAGGGTGAGCTCGCCTTCGTCGACGAGCAGGAGGACGGCGGCGGCCACGATCGGTTTGGTGAGGGACGCGATGCGGAAGAGCGAGTCCCGCGCCATCGGGACGGTGTGCTTGGCGTCAGCACCCCCGACGGCGGCGGCTTCGACCTGCTCGCCGTGCGCGACGAGGGCTACCGCGCCGGGGAGGTCTGTCGTGTGCCGGGACAGGAGTTCGGTGAGGGTCATGCTCAGTCCAGCGGGTTGATCGCACGCAGGCGGCGGGGGCCCGTGTCGGGGCGGGTCGGGGGCAGGCCCAGGACCAGGCGGGCGTTGGCGACGAACGCGCCGTCCGGGGAGGCCAGGATCGGGTCGAGCACCAGGGAGCGCACCTCGGGGTTGTCCTCGGCGAGCGCGGCCACGCGCAGCACCATGTCCTGCAGCGCGGCGAGGTCGGCGGGCTCGTCGCCGCGGTAGCCGGTGAGCAGCGGGGCCGTTCGCGGCTCGCGCAGGAGCGTCGCCGCGTCGACGTCCGTCAGGGGCACCGCGCGGTAGGCGCGGTCGCCCAGCAGGGTGCTGACCAGGCCGGACAGGCCGAACGACACCAGCGTGCCGAACGAGGGGTCGTCCTGCAGCCCGATCACGCACGACAGGCCCTTCGGGGCCATCCGCTGGACGTAGACGTCGTCGTCACCGGAGATCTCGCGCAGTGTTTCGTAGGCGGTGCGGACCGAGTCCGGGGAGGCCAGGTCGAGCCGCACGCCGGCCAGGTCGGGGCGGCCGCGCAGGCGTTCGTCGACCGCCTTCAGCGTCACCGGGTAGCCCAACTCGGCCGCCGCCGTGACCGCTTCGTCCACAGTGGACGCTACCCGGAACGGCACGACGTCGATGCCGTAGCAGCCGAGCAGCCGCACGACGTCGGTGTCCGACAGCAGTGTCGTCTTGCCGCTTTCGGCGTCCAGCAGCTCGCGCACGAGGCCCTGCGCCTGCTCGGTGTGAATCCCCTGCGGCCGCACGAGCGTGCCCTGCGGGCGTTGCCGCCACGCCGCGTAGCGGACGACCCTCGCGAGCGAGTTCACCGCGCGTTCCGGGCTCGGGTACGACGGGATCGACCCGCGCGTCGGCACGCCGTCGCCGGTGGACACCGCGAGTTCGTCCGGCACGCCTTCGGCCGCGAGGAACGTCGAGACGATCGGCTTGCGCTGCCCCAGTTCGACCACGGTCTCGCGCAGGGCACGCGCGTACGCCGTGCCGGGAATGGCGATCGGCGGCGCGAAGACGACGACCAGCGCGTCGGTCTCCGGCGAGGTCAGCGCCTCGCCGACGGCCTTTGCGAAGTCCTCCGGGCTCGCCTGCGGGCCGACGTCCACCGGGTCCGACGCCAGCCGCAGCCCCTGCATGCGCGCGGTGTCGGCGGCCAGCAGCCCGATCGCGCTCGAATTGCCGACGATGGCGACCCGCGGCCCGGCGGGCAGCGGCTGGTGGGCGAACACGAGCGCGGTGTCGAACAGCTGCGCCAGCGACTCGACCCGCACGACGCCTGCCTGTTCGAACAGCGCCTGGACGCTGGCTTCGTCGATCTCAGTCGACGTCGCGGCCAGCTGCGGGCGCACCGCGTGCCGCCCCGACTTCACCGCGACGATCGGCTTCGTCCGCGCGAGCCGCCGGGCCAGCCGCGCGAACTTGCGCGGGTTGCCGAAGGACTCGAGGTACAGCAGCACGAGATCGGTGTCCGGGTCGGTTTCCCAGTACTGGAGCAGGTCGTTGCCGGAGACGTCGGCGCGGTTGCCCGCCGAGACGAACGTCGAGAGCCCGAGGCCGCGTGCTTCGGCGTCGGCGAGGATCGCGGTGCCCAGCGCGCCGGACTGGCAGAAGAAGCCGGTGCGCCCGCGGCCGGGCAGCCGCGGCGCGAGCGTGGCGTTCAGCCGGATGCCGGGCGCGGTGTTGAGCACGCCGAGCGCGTTCGGCCCGACCACGCGCATGCCGTGCGCCCGCGCTTCGCCGACCAGCCGCAGCTCGGCGTGCAGGCCGTGCGGCCCCGCCTCGGCGAAGCCGCTCGAAAGGATCAGCAGCGTCTTCACGCCCTTGGCCAGGCAAGCGTCCAAAACGGACTCGACGGCCTCGGCGGGCACCGCGACGACGGCCAGGTCGACCGGGTCCGGGATGTCCAGCACCGACGGGTACGCGCGGACGCCGCGGACCGCGCGGTGCTCCGGGTTGACCGGGTAGACGGTGCCGGTGAACGCGGCGGCCAGGAGGTTCACGAAGGCGACGTGGCCGACCTTGCCCGGTTCGGCGGAGGCGCCGATCACCGCGACCGACGACGGGTGCAGCAGGTTGTGCACGCTGCGCGCCTCGGCGGCCTGCTCCCGCGACCGCGCGACGGCGAGCGACTCCTCCGTCGGGTCGATGTCGAACTCCAGGTGCAGCACGCCTTCCTCGATCTCGCGGCTGACCTGGTACCCGGCGTCGCGGAAGACCCGCACCATGGCGGCGTTCTCGGCGAGCACCTCGGCGACGAACCGGCGCAGCCCGCTTTCGGACGCGGCGGCGGCGAGGTGTTCGAGCAGGATCGAGCCGACCCCGCGCCCCTGGTGCGCGTCGCTCACGACGAAGGCGACCTCCGCCGACGGCCCGTGGTCCAGCCGCTCGTACCGCCCGACGGCCACGATGTCGTCGCCGAGGAACGCGGCGAACGCGACCCGGTCGTGGTGGTCGACGGTGGAGAACCGCTTCAGGTCCTTGTCCGGGATCCGCGGGTAGGCGCCGAAGTAGCGGAAGTACCGCGTGCGTTCGGACAGCTTGCCGTGGAAGGCGACCAGCCCGTCGGCGTCGGTGGGCACGATCGGGCGCAGGTGGACGGTGCCGCCGTCGGACAGCACGACGTCGGCCTCCCAGTCGCGGGGGTAGTCGAAGGGGTCCCGGCCGGCCATGATCAGTCCCTCGGGTCGTCCGGATCGAGACCGTGCAAGGGGAAGACGGCACGGCGCGTGTCCCGGATGGCGATGTCGACGGGGTCGTCCTCGCCGTCGCCCCACGGCTTGAACCCGGTGTCGCGGTCGTCGGTCATCGAGCTCGGCAGTTCGGCGTGCGGCGCGGCCTTCGAGACGGTGGAGACCCAGCCGGGCGGCAGCGGCGTCGCCGGGTCGACGTCCCGGTCGAGGACGGTGGCGATCAGGTGCGTCCACGACCGCGGCACGACCCGGATCAGCTGGTAACCGCCCCCGCCGACGGCGATCCACTTGCCGCCGGCGTAGGTCTCCGCGAGGTCGCGGAGGGTGGCGTAGATGGTGCGGTGCCCGTCGACGCTGAGGGAGAGGTCGGCGAGCGGATCTTCCTCGTGCGAGTCGACCCCGCACTGGGTGAAGAGGAGCTGCGGTTCGAAGTCGGCGAGCAGCGAGGGCACGACCGCGCCGAACGCCCGCAGCCACCCGGGATCCCGCGTCCGCGGCGGCAACGGGATGTTGACGGCGGTCCCGTCGGCCTTCCCGCGGCCGGTCTCGGCGGAGTAGCCGGTGCCCGGCCAGAGCGTGAAGGGGTGCTGGTGCAGCGAGATCGTGAGGACGCGCGGGTCGTCGTAGAAGGCGGCCTGGACCCCGTCGCCGTGGTGGACGTCGGTGTCGATGTAGGCGATCCGCTCGAAGCCGTGGTCGAGCAGCCACGAGATGGCGACGGCGCAGTCGTTGTAGACGCAGAACCCGGACGCCTGGTCCCGCATGGCGTGGTGCAGGCCTCCGGCGATGTTGACGGCCCGGGTGGCTTCGCCTTCGGCGACCTTGCGGGCGGCGAGCAGCGTGGACCCGACGACGAGCGCGGAAGCGTCGTGCATGTCCGGGAAGACGGGGTTGTCCGACGTCCCGAGCCCATGCCCGACGTCCCACCCGACCAGCGGCGCGTCCCGCACGGCGGCGAGGTATTCGGGGGCGTGGATCCGGAGCAGCTCCTCGTCGCCGGCACTGGTCGGGACGAGGAGCGGGACGTCGTCGAGCACCCCGAGCTCGGTGGCCAGCCGGACGGTGAGCTCCAGCCGGACGGGGTTGAACGGGTGATCCCCACCCAGGTCATAACCGAGAAGGGCGGAGTCCCAAACGACGGCCGGCGACATAGTGCCCGACTGTAGTGCCGTTCGGGGGACCGTGCGGACCTGAAGGAGCGGGTGGCCTCCGCCGCGGCGGAGGCCACCCTCCCGGCTCGGGCCGGGCCGGGCCGGTCAGCCCGGCAGGGCGCCGGTCGCCGGTCGCCGGTCGCCGCGGGACGGTCCGGGTCGCGGGACGGTCCGGGTCGCGGGACGGTCCGGGCCGGGCCGGGCCGAGCCGGTCAGCCCGGCAGGGGGCCGGTGGCCGCGGGACGGTCCGGGTCGGGCCGGGCCAGGCCGAGCCGGGCCAGGCCGAGCCGAGCCAGGCCGAGCCGAGCCGAGCCGGTCAGCCCGGCAGGGGGCCGGTCGCCGCGGGGCGGTCCGGGTCGCGGGACCAGTGGGACCACGAGCCCGCGTACAGGCCCGCGCCCGGGTGGCCCGCCAGTTCCAGGGCCAGCACCACCGAACTCGCCGTCACCCCGGAGCCGCAGTACGCGCCCACCGGCTCGCCCGGGCGCAGGCCCAGGTCCGCGAACCGGGCCGCCAGCCGGGCGGGGGCGTGCCAGCGGCCGTTCTCCGCGATGTGGCCGGAGAACGGGGCGTTCACCGCGCCCGGGATGTGGCCCGCTCGCGGGTCCACCGGCTCGGTCTCGCCCGCGTAGCGCGGGGTGGCGCGGGCGTCGAGCAGCAGTCCGTCGCGGGCCAGGGCCGCTGCCTCGTCCGCGTCGAGGACCGGCATCGCGCCCGGGCGGACTTCGAGGTCGCCGGGCTCCGGGGACGGCTGCTCGGTGCTGACCGGGTGTCCCTCCGACGACCACGCCGCGTAACCGCCGTCGAGGACCGCCACCTCTTCGTGGCCGGCCCAGCGCAGCAGCCACCACGCGCGGGCCGCCACCGAACCGTCGGCGTCGTCGTAGGCCACCACCGGGTGACCCGTGCGGACGCCCGCCGCGCGCAGGTCGCGCTGCAGGTCGGCGGGGTCCGGCAGGGGGTGGCGGCCGCCGTCGCCCGGCTCGGCCGCGAGGACTCGGTCGAGATCCACGAAGACCGCGCCGGGCAGGTGACCCTCCTGGTACGACTGGGCGCCGGGCGGGCCGGCGAGCCGCCAGCGGACGTCGAGGACGACGGGCCGCTCGGCGGCCGGGCTCGCCAGTGCGGCGGCGAGGTCGGTGGTGCTGATCAGCGGACGCATGCCCCCATCTTGCAGCGGCCCGGCGCCCGGCCGCGCCGGGGTGCGGGCACATCCCCCACCGGCGAGTCGTCACCGATCCGGCCGAACGCAGGCGGCCACGGGCCGGATCGGTAACCGGCGGCACAGTATCCAGCAGGGCCGCCGCCGCTGTCGGTGCCAACGACTACGATGAGCAACGCGGACGAAGGGGACAGCGTGAACGATCTCATCGACACCACCGAGATGTACTTGCGTACCATCTACGAGCTTGAAGAAGAGGGTGTCGTCCCGCTGCGTGCCCGGATCGCCGAGCGCCTGCAGCAGAGCGGCCCGACCGTGAGCCAGACCGTCGCCCGGATGGAGCGCGACGGGCTGGTCGTCGTCGCCGACGACCGGCACCTTCAGCTGACCGACCACGGCCGCGAACTGGCCATCGCCGTCATGCGCAAGCACCGCCTGGCCGAGCGCCTCCTCGTCGACGTGATCGGGCTCGAGTGGGAGCACGTGCACAACGAGGCGTGCCGGTGGGAGCACGTGATGAGCGAAGCCGTCGAGCGCAAGCTGGTCAAGCTGCTCGACCACCCGACCACCTCCCCGTACGGCAACCCGATCCCGGGCCTGGACAAGCTGGGCGACGGCGACCCCGCCCCGCCCGCGGAGGCCGACCTGGTCCGGCTCGACGAGTTCGCCCGCACCGGTGGCGGCCGCGTCGAGATCCGGCGCATCGCCGAGCACGTCCAGCTGGACGAGTCGCTGATGACCGAGCTCAAGTCCGTCGGCATCGTGCCGGGCGGCACGGTCACCATCGGCAAGGCCAACGGCGGCACGATCGAGGTCACCGGCGGGGACACCACCGCCCAGGTCTCCACTTCCGCGCTGCACGCCGTCCTGGCGCAAGCCAGGTGAGCCCCGCTTCGGAGGCCGTGGCGGCGTTCCGCACGGTCCACGGCAGCGCGCCCGCAGGCGTCTGGTCGGCGCCCGGACGGGTCAACCTGATCGGCGAGCACACCGACTACAACGACGGCTTCGTGCTGCCGTTCGCCCTGCCGCACCGCCTGGCCGCGGCCGCGTCGCCCCGCGAGGACGGCGTCCTGTCCGTGGCCACCCTCGGCGACGACGGCCAGATCCAGCGCTCCGGCGAGCTCAAGATCGCCGACCTGGCGCCGGGCACCGTCGACGGGTGGGCCGCGTACCCGGCGGGGGTCGCCTGGGTGCTGCGCGACCAGGGCTTCACCGCCGGCGCCGACCTGGTGATCGCCGGGGACGTGCCGTCCGGGGCCGGGCTGTCCTCCTCCCACGCGCTCGAGTGCGCGGTGTCGCTGGCGTTGCTGGGCTTGGCCGGCCTGGAACTCGGCGCCCCCGGTGACAACGTCCCGACGCGCCCTCAGGTGGCGCGGTGGGTGCAGCGCTCGGAAAACGACTTCGTCGGCGCGCCCACCGGCCTGCTCGACCAGACGGCGTCGCTCTGCTGCACCGAGTCGCACGTGCTGTTCCTGGACGTGCGGTCGGGCGAGCAGGAGCAGGTGCCGTTCGGCCTGGCCGACGCCGGGCTGCAGGTGCTGATCATCGACACCCGCACCAAGCACTCGCACGCCGAAGGCGGCTACGGCGAACGCCGCCGCGGCACCGAACGGGCGGCCGAACTGCTCGGCGTGAAAGCGCTGCGGGACGTGACCGACGACGGGCTCGCCGACGCACTCGGCCGGCTGCCGGACGAGCTCGTGCCGCTGGTGCGGCACGTCGTCACCGAAAACCAGCGGGTGCTCGAGACCGTCGAGCTGCTGCGCGCCGGGCGGCTGGCCGAAATCGGGCCGTACCTGGACGCCTCGCACGTCAGCATGCGCGACGACTACCGGATCTCCACGGCCGAGCTGGACCTCGCGGTCGACTCGGCGCGGGAAGCCGGCGCCCTCGGCTCGCGGATGACCGGCGGCGGCTTCGGCGGTTCGGCGATCGCGCTGGTCCGCGACGCCGACCTCGACCGGGTGAAAACCGCCGTCGAAGCGGCGTACGAGAAGGCCGGCTACCGGCGCCCGCGGATGTTCACCGCGGTGCCCTCCCGCGGCGCCGGCCGCGACGAGGTCTGAGGCCGCGCGGGTCCGTCCGGGGCAACCCCCGCCCGGACCCGCGCGTCGTCGAGGGGGAAGACTGAAGAGCGTCATCACCCTCGGCAGGAAGGCCTGGACGTGTCGGAGCAGAGCAACGCCCTGAAGCTGGTCGTGACGGGCGGAGCCGGGTACGTCGGCAGTGTCTGCGCCGCGCGGCTGGTCGAAGCCGGGCACCAGGTCACCGTGGTCGACGACCTGTCCACCGGGCACGCCGACGCGGTCCACCCGGACGCGCGGTTCATCGAAGGCGACGCCGCCGAGGTGGCGGGCAGCCTGCTGCGCGAGGGCTTCGACGGCGTGCTGCACTTCGCGGCCAAGTCGCTGGTCGGCGAGTCGATGACGGAGCCGGCGAAGTACTGGGAAGGCAACGTCGTCACGTCGTTGCGGCTGCTCGAGGCCATGCAGGAGCACGGCACGCCCCGGCTGGTGTTCTCCTCGACCGCGGCAACCTACGGCGAGCCGGAGCAGTCGCCGATCCCGGAGTCGGCGCCGACCCGGCCGACCAACACCTACGGCGCTACGAAGCTCGCCATCGACGCCGCGATCACCAGCTTCGCCACCGCGCACGGCCTGGCCGCGGTGAGCCTGCGGTACTTCAACGTCGCCGGCGCGTACGGCGCCTTCGGCGAGCGCCACGCCACGGAAACCCATCTCATCCCTCTCGTCCTGCAGGTCGCCACCGGCGACCGTGCCCACATTTCGATCTTCGGCGACGACTA includes the following:
- a CDS encoding metal-dependent transcriptional regulator — protein: MSNADEGDSVNDLIDTTEMYLRTIYELEEEGVVPLRARIAERLQQSGPTVSQTVARMERDGLVVVADDRHLQLTDHGRELAIAVMRKHRLAERLLVDVIGLEWEHVHNEACRWEHVMSEAVERKLVKLLDHPTTSPYGNPIPGLDKLGDGDPAPPAEADLVRLDEFARTGGGRVEIRRIAEHVQLDESLMTELKSVGIVPGGTVTIGKANGGTIEVTGGDTTAQVSTSALHAVLAQAR
- the galE gene encoding UDP-glucose 4-epimerase GalE; its protein translation is MSEQSNALKLVVTGGAGYVGSVCAARLVEAGHQVTVVDDLSTGHADAVHPDARFIEGDAAEVAGSLLREGFDGVLHFAAKSLVGESMTEPAKYWEGNVVTSLRLLEAMQEHGTPRLVFSSTAATYGEPEQSPIPESAPTRPTNTYGATKLAIDAAITSFATAHGLAAVSLRYFNVAGAYGAFGERHATETHLIPLVLQVATGDRAHISIFGDDYPTPDHTAVRDYIHVVDLADAHLLALKHATAGEHRIYNLGNGTGFSVLEVIEACREVTGHAVPAVVAPRRAGDPSVLVAASDRAREELGWKPERVELTGIVRDAWEFTQGRRAEG
- the galK gene encoding galactokinase, giving the protein MSPASEAVAAFRTVHGSAPAGVWSAPGRVNLIGEHTDYNDGFVLPFALPHRLAAAASPREDGVLSVATLGDDGQIQRSGELKIADLAPGTVDGWAAYPAGVAWVLRDQGFTAGADLVIAGDVPSGAGLSSSHALECAVSLALLGLAGLELGAPGDNVPTRPQVARWVQRSENDFVGAPTGLLDQTASLCCTESHVLFLDVRSGEQEQVPFGLADAGLQVLIIDTRTKHSHAEGGYGERRRGTERAAELLGVKALRDVTDDGLADALGRLPDELVPLVRHVVTENQRVLETVELLRAGRLAEIGPYLDASHVSMRDDYRISTAELDLAVDSAREAGALGSRMTGGGFGGSAIALVRDADLDRVKTAVEAAYEKAGYRRPRMFTAVPSRGAGRDEV
- a CDS encoding sulfurtransferase, which codes for MRPLISTTDLAAALASPAAERPVVLDVRWRLAGPPGAQSYQEGHLPGAVFVDLDRVLAAEPGDGGRHPLPDPADLQRDLRAAGVRTGHPVVAYDDADGSVAARAWWLLRWAGHEEVAVLDGGYAAWSSEGHPVSTEQPSPEPGDLEVRPGAMPVLDADEAAALARDGLLLDARATPRYAGETEPVDPRAGHIPGAVNAPFSGHIAENGRWHAPARLAARFADLGLRPGEPVGAYCGSGVTASSVVLALELAGHPGAGLYAGSWSHWSRDPDRPAATGPLPG
- a CDS encoding bifunctional acetate--CoA ligase family protein/GNAT family N-acetyltransferase; amino-acid sequence: MAGRDPFDYPRDWEADVVLSDGGTVHLRPIVPTDADGLVAFHGKLSERTRYFRYFGAYPRIPDKDLKRFSTVDHHDRVAFAAFLGDDIVAVGRYERLDHGPSAEVAFVVSDAHQGRGVGSILLEHLAAAASESGLRRFVAEVLAENAAMVRVFRDAGYQVSREIEEGVLHLEFDIDPTEESLAVARSREQAAEARSVHNLLHPSSVAVIGASAEPGKVGHVAFVNLLAAAFTGTVYPVNPEHRAVRGVRAYPSVLDIPDPVDLAVVAVPAEAVESVLDACLAKGVKTLLILSSGFAEAGPHGLHAELRLVGEARAHGMRVVGPNALGVLNTAPGIRLNATLAPRLPGRGRTGFFCQSGALGTAILADAEARGLGLSTFVSAGNRADVSGNDLLQYWETDPDTDLVLLYLESFGNPRKFARLARRLARTKPIVAVKSGRHAVRPQLAATSTEIDEASVQALFEQAGVVRVESLAQLFDTALVFAHQPLPAGPRVAIVGNSSAIGLLAADTARMQGLRLASDPVDVGPQASPEDFAKAVGEALTSPETDALVVVFAPPIAIPGTAYARALRETVVELGQRKPIVSTFLAAEGVPDELAVSTGDGVPTRGSIPSYPSPERAVNSLARVVRYAAWRQRPQGTLVRPQGIHTEQAQGLVRELLDAESGKTTLLSDTDVVRLLGCYGIDVVPFRVASTVDEAVTAAAELGYPVTLKAVDERLRGRPDLAGVRLDLASPDSVRTAYETLREISGDDDVYVQRMAPKGLSCVIGLQDDPSFGTLVSFGLSGLVSTLLGDRAYRAVPLTDVDAATLLREPRTAPLLTGYRGDEPADLAALQDMVLRVAALAEDNPEVRSLVLDPILASPDGAFVANARLVLGLPPTRPDTGPRRLRAINPLD
- a CDS encoding serine hydrolase domain-containing protein translates to MTLTELLSRHTTDLPGAVALVAHGEQVEAAAVGGADAKHTVPMARDSLFRIASLTKPIVAAAVLLLVDEGELTLDAPIARWLPELAAPAVVRTPDGPVDDVVPAARPITVADLLTFRCGYGLAADMTLPAVDLLLQVLGHPAAPPRGLAPDEWVAALAQVPLLHQPGEAWLYDTGSDLQGVLISRVTGRPLPEFLAEHLFEPLGMADTGFTVPTPALGRLTSAYRRGDAGLRLIDSPEGRWSTPPSFPSGSGGLVSTADDLLAFGRFLLAEGMAGDRRLLSPRSVHAMTANHLTAAQRAAGRAFLHGQGWGYGGSVDVEPARPGEVAGRYGWVGGAGTAWHVVPSTGTVSVLLTQVELTSPEPTPLMREFWTYAA
- a CDS encoding acetoin utilization protein AcuC, whose translation is MSPAVVWDSALLGYDLGGDHPFNPVRLELTVRLATELGVLDDVPLLVPTSAGDEELLRIHAPEYLAAVRDAPLVGWDVGHGLGTSDNPVFPDMHDASALVVGSTLLAARKVAEGEATRAVNIAGGLHHAMRDQASGFCVYNDCAVAISWLLDHGFERIAYIDTDVHHGDGVQAAFYDDPRVLTISLHQHPFTLWPGTGYSAETGRGKADGTAVNIPLPPRTRDPGWLRAFGAVVPSLLADFEPQLLFTQCGVDSHEEDPLADLSLSVDGHRTIYATLRDLAETYAGGKWIAVGGGGYQLIRVVPRSWTHLIATVLDRDVDPATPLPPGWVSTVSKAAPHAELPSSMTDDRDTGFKPWGDGEDDPVDIAIRDTRRAVFPLHGLDPDDPRD